In Microcella indica, the genomic window TCGAGCACGCGGCAGAATTCAACTCGCTGGTGACATCGTTCTTCACCGAAGAGATATAGTCGCGCGGGCGGTCGCTCGCGAGAAGTGCACTGCTAGCCGGTCGACCCCGCCCACAACCCATCGCGGGCACGGGTCAAGCGGGCGGTGGTGCTGGCGGTGTTGAACAGTGACGAGTTCGTCGACAAGCCACCGTTGCAGGTGTACGCGATCCTCCTCGAACGCGGCCAATACGTGGCCTCGATGTCGACGATGTACCGGGTGCTGGCCGAGAACGCGCAGGTGCGGGAGCGTCGCCGGCTCGCGTCGCATCCGCCGCGGAAGGTCCCCGAGCTGATCGCGACCGCCCCCGGGCAAGTTTTCAGCTGGGATATCACGAAACTCGCCGGCCCCGCCAAGGGGGTCTACTACGACGCGTACGTGATGATCGATATCTTCTCCCGCTACATCGTCGGCGCCATCGTCCACTCCTGCGAGGACGGTGTCCTCGCCAAGGAGATGATGCTGGACGCGTTCGGCCTGCACGGCACCCCCGAGATCGTGCATTCCGATGGCGGCCCGTCGATGACCTCCAAGACCGTGCGGACCCTGCTCGCGGACCTCAGTATGACCGCGTCCCGGTCCCGCCCGCGCGTGTCCAACGACAACCCCTACTCCGAAGCGTTGTTCAAGACGATGAAGTACCTGCCCGTCTTCCCCGAACGGTTCGGCTCCCTGACCCAAGCGCGCGAGTTCCTGGGCGAGTTCGTGCACGCGTACAACCATCACCACCGGCACACCGGGATCGGCATGCACACCCCCGCCGATCTCCACTACGGGCACGCCGACGCCATCGACCGCGACCGCGACGCCGCGCTCGACGCTGCACGCCGTGAACACCCGGAACGATTCGGCACCCGCGCTACCACCCGACCGAAGATCCTCGATCGCGACCCAGCCGCCTGGATCAACCAACCCTCAGCCGACGAGATACAACTCGCCGCCTGACACCCACCGGCCTCATCCGCCTTGACAAATTCCGGGCGGTGGTGCCGTCGAACAGGAGGGGGATGAGGCTTGTGGCGATGGTCCGTGGGTTGGCTCGCTCAACGCGCGAGGAGATCGTTGTCACCTCCCTCGACGACGGCGCAGCGAGACAACTGACTCTCGCCCGCTGGAGCATCCCTGGCTGGGATGCCGACGTTCCCGATCATGTCCTCGTGGTCGATGACTCGTGGGCGTCTGGCGGGCACGCGCAGTCGCTGGCCGCGCTGCTCAAGCAGTCCGGCGTGCGCAAGGTGTCGATCATGACCGTGGCGCGACTCCTCAGCCCCGAGTGGAGTGAGAATCCCGAGTTCGTGAAGACGCGCCTGTGTGGCAGCACCT contains:
- a CDS encoding phosphoribosyltransferase, which encodes MVPSNRRGMRLVAMVRGLARSTREEIVVTSLDDGAARQLTLARWSIPGWDADVPDHVLVVDDSWASGGHAQSLAALLKQSGVRKVSIMTVARLLSPEWSENPEFVKTRLCGSTFDWAHCPGPTMVYAHSDSVRPGKRSACDSQGGRFSL